In Chloroflexota bacterium, one genomic interval encodes:
- the truB gene encoding tRNA pseudouridine(55) synthase TruB has translation MANSQKPQIDGILNIHKPYGMTSMDVVRRVKRAVRQRRVGHGGTLDPIATGVLPVFLGQATRLMEHVVGGGKTYLTSIELGITTDTYDALGEITARTDASTVSAISHEYIERVLPDFSGEILQVPPMYSALKRDGKRLYELARAGVEVEREARPVVVHNVALTEWTPPVATLEIHCGKGFYVRSLAHDIGQALGCGGNMKSLVRLKSGAFAIENAVSIEEMEDRFADGSWHNIVHSPDAALRDMRALVVGKQLEDMIRNGRAFNAGAANTLARPEERCRVYTTDGRFLAIVAYDAPTQQWRPEKVFALNYAEQESAVVV, from the coding sequence ATGGCGAATAGCCAAAAGCCGCAGATTGACGGCATCCTGAACATCCACAAGCCTTACGGCATGACATCTATGGATGTCGTGCGCCGTGTGAAGCGCGCCGTGCGCCAGCGCCGCGTCGGGCATGGCGGCACGCTCGACCCCATCGCAACCGGAGTACTGCCCGTGTTTCTAGGGCAAGCGACACGCCTTATGGAGCATGTGGTCGGCGGCGGCAAGACATACCTCACATCCATCGAACTCGGCATCACCACAGACACATACGACGCGCTCGGCGAAATAACCGCGCGCACGGACGCATCGACGGTATCAGCCATATCGCACGAATACATAGAGCGAGTGCTGCCCGATTTCAGCGGCGAAATCCTGCAAGTGCCACCTATGTACAGCGCGCTAAAACGCGACGGCAAGCGGTTGTACGAGCTCGCGCGCGCCGGCGTCGAAGTCGAACGCGAGGCGCGCCCGGTCGTCGTGCACAACGTCGCCTTGACGGAGTGGACGCCGCCGGTAGCCACGCTCGAAATCCACTGCGGCAAGGGTTTCTATGTGCGCTCATTGGCACACGACATCGGTCAGGCGCTCGGCTGCGGCGGTAATATGAAGTCGCTCGTACGCCTCAAGTCCGGCGCATTCGCAATTGAGAATGCCGTGAGCATAGAAGAAATGGAAGATCGCTTCGCAGATGGCAGCTGGCACAACATCGTGCACTCGCCGGACGCCGCGCTGCGCGACATGCGCGCGCTGGTTGTAGGCAAGCAGCTGGAAGACATGATACGCAACGGACGCGCATTCAACGCTGGTGCCGCAAACACACTTGCGCGCCCAGAGGAACGCTGCCGCGTTTACACAACGGACGGCCGTTTCCTTGCAATCGTTGCATACGACGCGCCCACGCAGCAGTGGCGACCGGAGAAAGTGTTCGCGTTGAATTATGCTGAGCAGGAGTCGGCTGTCGTGGTGTAG
- the rbfA gene encoding 30S ribosome-binding factor RbfA translates to MNRRMDRVNVLLREEISRILAVDINDPRLSSLISITEVRTSRDLRSARVYVSVFGDENTKQTALFAMENAGGYIHRTMKRNLKLKFAPVLSFQLDESIEQATGMLDLISRNAPRDIHDTETPR, encoded by the coding sequence ATGAACCGCCGAATGGACCGCGTGAATGTCCTGCTGCGCGAAGAAATCAGCCGCATCCTCGCGGTCGATATTAACGACCCGCGCCTGTCTTCGCTAATCAGCATCACAGAGGTCAGGACCTCGCGCGACCTGCGCAGCGCAAGGGTATATGTCAGCGTATTCGGCGACGAGAACACGAAGCAGACGGCGCTATTCGCCATGGAAAACGCCGGCGGCTACATCCATCGCACGATGAAGCGCAACCTCAAGCTCAAGTTCGCGCCGGTGCTGTCATTCCAGCTCGATGAATCCATCGAACAGGCGACGGGCATGCTCGACTTAATCAGCCGCAACGCGCCGCGCGACATCCACGACACCGAAACGCCGCGATAG